One Phycisphaerales bacterium genomic window carries:
- a CDS encoding GC-type dockerin domain-anchored protein — protein MRTHSWKISLIAAAAALLAGGLSPALAQPTCRADLDGDGRLTIFDFLAFQNAFVTGDPLADWDGDGELTLFDFLAYQNDFDRGCDPLPGCRDFQVIDPFEAQYGENIELGLYNQMQVDVPAIIPLGPDFTQVQAPRSSHLPYEYFEDFQLGFCGDLGQFELRINEPGVYHLVRFGPTGTDITAVFAGVTAEIESDKDAKTGTSSTLEIHEPDLVISDKVGTHSLRWKYYMDQEGYTVEEVTDVADATMEVCDAKPVKKLIIANHGTDGQISMGDGNTRQDGKWIGKDADNGKLGAYQTFVDALKEDGKFANDAEICLIGCNVGDGTEGQNLVDCLAMDLGVTVRATKGTVTYTQRKDGTVEVSQSGSGWTVGTP, from the coding sequence ATGCGTACGCACTCGTGGAAAATCAGTCTGATTGCGGCCGCGGCGGCCTTGCTGGCCGGCGGCCTTTCGCCCGCGCTCGCCCAGCCGACGTGCAGGGCCGATCTGGACGGAGACGGTCGGCTGACCATCTTCGACTTCCTGGCGTTCCAGAACGCCTTCGTCACCGGCGATCCGCTGGCCGACTGGGACGGCGATGGTGAGCTGACGCTCTTCGACTTCCTTGCCTACCAGAACGACTTCGATCGCGGCTGCGATCCGCTGCCCGGTTGCCGCGACTTCCAGGTGATCGATCCGTTCGAAGCGCAGTACGGGGAGAACATCGAGCTGGGCCTGTACAACCAGATGCAGGTCGACGTGCCGGCGATCATCCCGCTGGGGCCCGACTTCACGCAGGTGCAGGCGCCGCGCAGCAGCCACCTGCCGTATGAATACTTCGAGGACTTCCAGCTGGGCTTCTGCGGCGATCTTGGTCAGTTCGAGCTGCGGATCAACGAGCCGGGCGTGTACCACCTGGTGCGCTTCGGCCCGACGGGCACGGACATCACCGCCGTGTTCGCCGGCGTGACCGCCGAGATCGAGAGCGACAAGGACGCCAAGACGGGCACCAGCTCGACGCTCGAGATCCACGAGCCCGACCTGGTGATCTCCGACAAGGTGGGCACGCACTCGCTGCGGTGGAAGTACTACATGGATCAGGAGGGCTACACCGTCGAGGAGGTCACCGACGTGGCCGACGCGACCATGGAGGTCTGCGACGCCAAGCCCGTGAAGAAGCTGATCATCGCCAATCACGGCACCGACGGCCAGATCTCGATGGGCGACGGCAACACGCGGCAGGACGGCAAGTGGATCGGCAAGGACGCCGACAACGGCAAGCTCGGCGCCTACCAGACGTTCGTCGACGCCCTGAAGGAAGACGGGAAGTTCGCCAACGACGCGGAGATCTGCCTGATCGGCTGCAACGTGGGCGACGGCACCGAGGGCCAGAACCTGGTGGACTGCCTGGCCATGGACCTGGGCGTCACGGTTCGGGCCACCAAGGGCACCGTGACCTACACGCAGCGCAAGGACGGCACGGTCGAGGTGAGCCAGTCGGGCTCGGGGTGGACCGTCGGCACGCCGTAA
- a CDS encoding porin produces the protein MSHTKATVLLAGLAMGLGGTAIAQTSSLDEARSFAAETRSDASRATLSQGAATGPQIFGRLQFQYNITLIDDPVPASGEDYATGFQNRRARLGAKGEVGEFDYYVQGNFDRNGGEFSLLDYYITTPVPGMEDDAKLKFGQFKAPFLYEELVSSGSQPLVDRSFTNSRFSQGRSQGISFIYAGNEDDDYKVEVNFSDGFNTANTGFASQAEADFSIGGRFDYKVSGAWSDFKDFTATQGQEQALRFGGAIFYQQGDGTYALGSGATSELDLLSITADGQWESNGFSVYGAFIFQDADAGAAGDVSDIGFIAQAAYRFSENDEIAGRFDYILADADGVDDFAALTFGYTRYIYGDQSAKFVADVFFVFETVNMTPLAGGSEGLALLPDNGDPQAGIRTMFQLSF, from the coding sequence ATGAGTCACACGAAGGCCACAGTGCTGCTCGCGGGCCTCGCCATGGGCCTTGGTGGCACCGCGATCGCTCAAACCTCCAGCCTGGACGAAGCCCGCTCGTTCGCCGCGGAAACCCGCAGCGACGCCTCGCGCGCCACGCTCAGCCAGGGCGCCGCGACCGGTCCCCAGATCTTCGGCCGCCTCCAGTTTCAGTACAACATCACCCTGATCGACGATCCGGTGCCCGCCAGCGGCGAGGATTACGCCACCGGCTTCCAGAACCGTCGTGCTCGCCTGGGCGCCAAGGGTGAGGTCGGCGAGTTCGATTACTACGTCCAGGGTAATTTCGACCGCAATGGCGGCGAGTTCTCCCTGCTCGATTACTACATCACCACCCCCGTCCCCGGCATGGAGGACGACGCCAAGCTGAAGTTTGGCCAGTTCAAGGCCCCGTTCCTGTACGAGGAGCTCGTTTCCTCGGGTAGCCAGCCGCTGGTCGACCGTTCGTTCACCAACAGTCGCTTCAGCCAGGGTCGTAGCCAGGGCATCTCGTTCATCTACGCCGGCAACGAGGACGACGACTACAAGGTTGAGGTCAACTTCTCCGACGGCTTCAACACGGCCAACACCGGCTTCGCCAGCCAGGCCGAGGCCGACTTCTCCATCGGCGGTCGCTTCGACTACAAGGTCAGCGGCGCCTGGAGCGACTTCAAGGACTTCACCGCCACCCAGGGCCAGGAGCAGGCCCTCCGCTTCGGTGGTGCGATCTTCTACCAGCAGGGTGACGGCACCTACGCGCTGGGTAGCGGCGCTACCAGCGAGCTCGACCTGCTCAGCATCACCGCTGACGGTCAGTGGGAGAGCAACGGCTTCAGCGTCTATGGCGCGTTCATCTTCCAAGACGCCGATGCCGGCGCCGCTGGCGACGTCTCGGACATCGGCTTCATCGCCCAGGCGGCCTACCGCTTCAGCGAGAACGACGAGATCGCCGGCCGCTTCGACTACATCCTGGCCGATGCCGATGGCGTCGATGACTTCGCCGCCCTGACGTTCGGCTATACCCGTTACATCTACGGCGACCAGAGCGCCAAGTTCGTCGCGGACGTGTTCTTCGTCTTCGAGACGGTCAACATGACTCCGCTCGCCGGTGGTAGCGAGGGCCTCGCCCTGCTGCCCGACAACGGCGACCCCCAGGCTGGCATCCGCACGATGTTCCAGCTCAGCTTCTGA
- a CDS encoding STAS domain-containing protein, with the protein MLSRLFGKDNSKRPDNQRGPDVESMAAQASDASGMATFDRFGSTIIATLRERTLSGNEAAALVVALTDKLTEPGQTPARHVVLDLQNVDYMDSACIGVLVELLTRLQKAGGRVALVNAAANVECLFKLTRLDRLFPICRDVMRAIEAVERHAA; encoded by the coding sequence ATGCTCTCACGCCTGTTTGGCAAGGACAACTCCAAGCGCCCCGACAACCAGCGGGGACCCGACGTCGAGTCCATGGCCGCCCAGGCTTCGGACGCTTCGGGCATGGCCACGTTCGATCGCTTCGGCAGCACCATCATCGCCACGCTGCGCGAGCGCACGCTCTCGGGCAACGAGGCCGCCGCCCTGGTCGTCGCCCTGACCGACAAGCTCACAGAGCCCGGCCAGACCCCCGCCCGCCACGTCGTGCTCGACCTCCAGAACGTCGACTACATGGACTCGGCCTGCATCGGCGTGCTCGTCGAACTGCTTACCCGCCTGCAGAAGGCCGGCGGCCGCGTCGCCCTGGTCAATGCCGCGGCCAACGTGGAGTGCCTCTTCAAGCTCACCCGCCTGGACCGCCTTTTCCCCATCTGCCGCGACGTGATGCGCGCCATCGAAGCCGTCGAACGTCACGCGGCCTGA
- a CDS encoding ATP-binding protein: MTDSTGKRWFVLAGVAVAVAFVLLVLKTPGWSVGVAIAFAGACTWRGALLGNAAIRSARTQAMRSADSAAAFEAAHEELATVLEVIDEPILACDGAQTVVLVNDACEQWLEMPRDDLLARPIDEVFTNAEALSLHARASRGEACRKRLTFAGEGGNRVADVSALPIPPMGGQPGRGVVLVLRDVSELSRALEIRTDFAANASHELRTPIAALRGAVDTLQGPASEDDVMRTRLLSMLDENVTRLEDLIRDLLDLSRLEALEGSVRLSRVPASELARVLTESFEPMCERGGVALRFDLDPALEQLRTDRNLLTIILRNLIENAIKFSSEGDEVLVRGRVEQGEEPGGSRTCVFEVVDQGVGIPLPMQQRIFERFYQVDTSRDGSKIARGTGLGLAIVKHAVRSLGGAIRVKSVWQRGTTMTVELGGAVPPEPVRGGPGDAV; encoded by the coding sequence TTGACCGATTCGACTGGCAAACGCTGGTTCGTGCTCGCGGGCGTGGCGGTGGCTGTCGCCTTCGTGCTGCTCGTGTTGAAGACCCCGGGTTGGTCGGTGGGCGTGGCCATCGCCTTCGCAGGGGCCTGCACGTGGCGCGGCGCGTTGTTGGGCAACGCGGCGATTCGATCGGCACGGACGCAGGCGATGCGAAGCGCCGATTCGGCTGCGGCATTCGAGGCCGCCCACGAAGAACTTGCGACGGTGCTCGAGGTGATCGACGAGCCCATCCTGGCGTGCGACGGCGCCCAGACGGTGGTGCTGGTCAACGACGCGTGCGAGCAATGGCTGGAAATGCCGCGCGACGACCTGCTCGCCCGGCCGATCGACGAGGTGTTCACGAATGCCGAGGCCCTGTCGCTGCACGCGCGGGCGTCGCGGGGCGAGGCGTGTCGGAAGCGATTGACCTTCGCCGGCGAAGGCGGCAACCGTGTCGCCGACGTGTCGGCCTTACCGATTCCGCCGATGGGTGGCCAGCCGGGTCGCGGCGTGGTGCTGGTCTTGCGAGACGTCAGCGAGCTTTCACGGGCGCTGGAGATCCGCACGGATTTTGCGGCCAATGCCTCGCACGAGCTTCGCACGCCAATCGCGGCGCTTCGCGGGGCGGTCGATACGTTGCAGGGGCCCGCCAGCGAAGACGACGTGATGCGAACACGCCTGTTGTCCATGCTCGACGAGAACGTCACGCGCCTTGAGGACCTGATCCGTGATTTGCTGGACCTGTCACGGCTGGAGGCATTAGAGGGCTCGGTTCGTCTTTCCCGCGTGCCCGCCAGCGAGTTAGCGCGCGTGCTCACCGAGAGCTTCGAGCCCATGTGCGAGCGCGGCGGCGTGGCGTTGCGGTTCGATCTCGATCCGGCCCTCGAGCAGTTGCGCACCGATCGCAACCTGCTGACCATCATCTTGCGAAACCTGATCGAGAATGCCATCAAGTTCAGCTCGGAGGGCGACGAGGTGCTCGTGCGCGGCCGCGTCGAGCAGGGCGAGGAGCCCGGCGGCTCGCGCACGTGCGTGTTCGAGGTGGTTGATCAGGGCGTGGGCATTCCGTTGCCCATGCAGCAGCGAATCTTCGAGCGGTTCTACCAGGTCGACACGTCTCGCGATGGCAGCAAGATCGCTCGGGGCACGGGCCTTGGTCTGGCGATCGTCAAGCACGCCGTACGTTCGCTGGGCGGAGCCATCCGCGTCAAGAGCGTGTGGCAGCGCGGCACCACGATGACGGTCGAGCTGGGCGGCGCCGTCCCCCCCGAGCCCGTGCGGGGTGGGCCGGGCGACGCGGTCTGA
- the argS gene encoding arginine--tRNA ligase, which yields MNETQSPSETQLDPVAILNDRFRAGIDRAFPEVAGRADPLIAPSKKAAMGDFQCNAAMALGKMVKQNPREVAAAIVDAVDVSDIAEPLGESSIAGPGFINITLRGPALAGLLGEMAGKDLGLPPVATPQKIVVDLCGVNLAKQMHVGHIRAIVIGDAIARTFERLGHEVIRQNHVGDWGLPIAMVVDELHRESQAGRLDLDAVTLDDLDAIYKAMKKRTDAGRTGLRLAKKWDLGPKVLAELEAEVADADEAMARAKATLVALQGGEQWAVDLWQRISDVTMGACMDACRRMHTRITLEASAGESSYRDELAPMVEDLVKRGVAEEDGGALVIRGEGKDPPALVRKGDGGFLYATTDVAAIRRRVQDLGASRVIYCVDVRQAMHFRQVFAAAHKAGYATTPDGVEASLEHAAFGTILGTDGKPFKTRSGESVKLQDLLDEAHDRAERVVAERNDALNSEDRAKTGEVVAMAALKFADLSNDRVRDYVFDFDRILAFEGDTGPYLLYALVRIRSMFREAESRGVGDGWKGTSVRIEHEAEKQLAMALLRYPSVVRAVGEHLEPHRLCQHMLEIANRFSGFYQSCKVLGADDEATRDSRLWLCDLTARVLEDGLGVLGLPTLDRM from the coding sequence ATGAACGAGACCCAGAGCCCCAGCGAGACGCAGCTTGACCCCGTGGCGATCCTGAACGATCGGTTCCGGGCGGGGATCGATCGTGCGTTTCCCGAGGTCGCCGGCCGGGCCGACCCGTTGATTGCGCCCAGCAAGAAGGCGGCGATGGGTGACTTTCAGTGCAACGCGGCGATGGCGCTGGGCAAGATGGTCAAGCAGAACCCGCGCGAGGTGGCGGCGGCGATCGTGGACGCGGTCGACGTGTCGGACATCGCCGAGCCTCTTGGCGAATCGTCGATCGCCGGGCCGGGGTTCATCAACATCACGCTGCGCGGGCCGGCCCTGGCGGGTTTGCTCGGCGAGATGGCCGGCAAGGACCTGGGCCTGCCGCCGGTCGCCACGCCGCAGAAGATCGTGGTCGACTTATGCGGCGTGAACCTGGCCAAGCAGATGCACGTGGGGCACATCCGGGCGATCGTGATCGGCGATGCGATCGCGCGGACGTTCGAGCGGCTGGGGCACGAGGTCATCCGCCAGAACCACGTTGGTGATTGGGGCCTGCCCATCGCGATGGTGGTCGATGAGCTGCACCGCGAGAGCCAGGCCGGCCGGCTCGACCTGGACGCTGTGACGCTGGACGACCTGGACGCGATCTACAAGGCCATGAAGAAGCGCACCGACGCGGGGCGCACGGGCTTGCGGCTTGCGAAGAAGTGGGACCTTGGACCCAAGGTGCTGGCCGAGCTGGAGGCCGAGGTGGCCGACGCCGATGAGGCGATGGCGCGTGCAAAGGCGACGCTGGTGGCGCTCCAAGGCGGCGAGCAATGGGCCGTCGATCTCTGGCAGCGCATCAGCGACGTGACGATGGGCGCGTGCATGGACGCGTGCCGGCGGATGCACACGCGGATCACGCTGGAAGCGAGCGCGGGCGAATCGAGTTATCGCGATGAATTAGCGCCGATGGTCGAGGATCTGGTGAAGCGCGGCGTGGCCGAGGAAGACGGCGGGGCGCTGGTCATCCGCGGCGAGGGGAAGGACCCGCCCGCGCTCGTACGCAAGGGCGACGGCGGGTTCCTGTATGCCACGACCGACGTGGCCGCCATCCGCCGGCGCGTGCAGGACTTGGGCGCAAGCCGCGTGATCTATTGCGTGGACGTTCGCCAGGCGATGCACTTCCGCCAGGTGTTCGCCGCGGCCCACAAGGCCGGATATGCGACGACGCCCGATGGCGTAGAGGCGTCGCTCGAGCACGCCGCGTTCGGCACGATCCTGGGTACCGATGGCAAGCCCTTCAAGACGCGCTCGGGCGAGAGCGTGAAGCTGCAGGACCTGCTGGACGAGGCGCACGACCGGGCCGAGCGCGTGGTGGCCGAGCGGAACGATGCGCTCAACTCCGAAGATCGCGCGAAGACCGGCGAGGTCGTGGCGATGGCGGCGCTGAAGTTTGCCGACCTGTCGAACGATCGCGTTCGCGACTACGTGTTCGACTTCGATCGTATCCTGGCGTTCGAGGGTGATACCGGGCCGTACCTGCTGTATGCGCTGGTGCGCATCCGCAGCATGTTCCGTGAGGCCGAGTCTCGCGGCGTGGGCGATGGCTGGAAGGGCACGAGCGTGCGCATCGAGCACGAGGCCGAAAAGCAGCTCGCGATGGCGCTCTTGCGCTATCCGTCGGTCGTGCGGGCGGTGGGCGAGCACCTGGAGCCGCACCGGCTTTGCCAGCACATGCTCGAAATCGCGAACCGCTTCAGTGGGTTCTACCAGTCGTGCAAGGTGCTGGGAGCCGACGACGAGGCCACGCGCGACAGTCGGCTGTGGCTGTGCGACCTGACGGCGCGCGTGCTGGAGGACGGTCTGGGCGTGCTGGGGTTGCCGACGCTCGATCGGATGTAA
- a CDS encoding glycosyltransferase family 2 protein, whose amino-acid sequence MTRTLLAIPVYNEEKYVERVLGRVSAYLPDVLVLDDGSTDQTPSLLAKFPVEVIRHAHNRGYGRSLMDAFRWAAVDRFDWVITMDCDEQHEPASIPDFLEAIERDDLDVVSGSRYLDVHPENDAPPEERRRINGMITEELNGRLGLKLTDAFCGFKAYRVSALNRLNLDVDGYAFPMQFWVQAVAAGLRIGELPVRLIYNDATRSFGGPLDDHDHRLTHYREVLTRELERCADRLPRRCPA is encoded by the coding sequence ATGACCCGAACGTTGCTTGCCATTCCCGTCTACAACGAAGAGAAGTACGTGGAGCGCGTGCTCGGTCGCGTGAGCGCGTATCTGCCCGACGTGCTGGTGCTTGATGACGGCTCGACCGACCAGACGCCCTCGCTGCTGGCGAAGTTTCCGGTGGAGGTCATCCGCCACGCGCACAACCGGGGGTACGGACGCTCGCTGATGGACGCGTTCCGGTGGGCCGCGGTGGACCGGTTCGACTGGGTCATCACGATGGATTGCGACGAGCAGCACGAGCCGGCGTCCATTCCCGATTTCCTGGAGGCCATCGAGCGTGACGACCTGGACGTCGTCAGCGGCTCGCGATATTTGGACGTGCACCCCGAGAACGACGCGCCGCCCGAGGAGCGACGGCGCATCAACGGGATGATCACCGAAGAACTGAACGGCCGGCTTGGCCTGAAGCTGACCGACGCGTTCTGCGGCTTCAAGGCCTACCGCGTATCGGCGCTCAACCGGCTGAACCTGGACGTCGACGGCTACGCATTCCCGATGCAGTTCTGGGTGCAGGCCGTGGCCGCGGGGCTGCGCATTGGTGAGCTCCCGGTTCGTCTGATCTATAACGACGCGACGCGTTCGTTCGGCGGGCCACTGGACGATCATGATCACCGGTTGACGCACTACCGCGAGGTGTTGACGCGCGAGCTCGAGCGATGCGCCGATCGGTTGCCGCGGCGATGTCCGGCGTGA
- a CDS encoding response regulator transcription factor: protein MTPNNPTPDRARARAKRDVQEDQGMVASHQKANEKLILIVEDERDLSDLLDYNLKGNGYRTVVARTGPDGVSKARALGPDLVLLDLMLPELSGTEVARQIRADKSISHVPIIMLTAKADEVDQVVGLSVGADDYVTKPFSMKVLMARVEAVFRRTQSHNRVSEQVLRLGGVALDLETHEATLEGEAIPFTLTEFRLLSALIEADGKVLSRSALMNHAMGPGVTVTERTIDVHITSIRRKMGPWGRHIKTVRGVGYRAVHELTPA from the coding sequence ATGACGCCCAACAATCCCACACCCGACAGGGCCCGAGCCCGGGCCAAGCGGGACGTACAAGAGGACCAGGGCATGGTCGCGAGCCATCAGAAGGCCAACGAGAAGCTGATCCTGATCGTTGAGGACGAGCGGGATCTCTCGGATCTGCTCGATTACAACCTCAAGGGCAATGGTTATCGGACAGTTGTCGCCCGCACCGGCCCCGACGGGGTCTCCAAGGCCCGGGCCCTGGGGCCGGACCTGGTGCTGCTGGACCTCATGCTGCCCGAACTCTCGGGCACGGAGGTCGCCCGCCAGATCCGGGCCGACAAGAGCATCAGCCACGTGCCGATCATCATGCTGACGGCCAAGGCCGACGAGGTGGACCAGGTGGTGGGGCTGTCGGTCGGGGCGGACGACTACGTCACCAAGCCCTTCTCGATGAAGGTGCTGATGGCGCGGGTCGAGGCGGTGTTCCGGCGGACGCAGAGCCACAACCGCGTGAGCGAGCAGGTGCTGCGGCTGGGCGGGGTGGCGCTGGACCTGGAAACGCACGAGGCCACGCTCGAGGGCGAGGCAATCCCGTTTACGCTCACCGAGTTTCGCCTGCTGTCGGCCCTCATCGAGGCGGACGGAAAGGTGCTCTCGCGCAGCGCCCTGATGAACCATGCCATGGGCCCGGGCGTGACGGTCACCGAGCGGACCATCGACGTGCACATCACCAGCATCCGGCGGAAGATGGGCCCGTGGGGCCGGCACATCAAGACCGTGCGAGGGGTGGGCTATCGTGCCGTGCACGAATTGACGCCGGCATAG
- a CDS encoding M14 family metallocarboxypeptidase, with translation MSAFSILSLCGLAAGQQVAPEPQAAGPYEDHKLVRLPAATRRVVQAIESLDADVWTHTIRPMQPIELRLDPEQYARFVDLELTHDVLVDDLQAVVDAERARIEARQQQDDLTFYDEYRTLDDFWVRWQQISDINPDVAGFQVIGQSLEGRDMPGFVLNGNGAQGKPVMLINACQHAREWVSPAAVTYLIEQLVDGYGDDPRITRLLDELEWVIVPMMNPDGFDFTWTDERFWRKNRRDIDGSDEFGVDLNRNWSVAWGQPGASGDPASQTYRGAGPFSEPELQTFTAFVGDRRDRTVIHLDVHTYGQLVLHPLGYSFEPSEDDSVFQELGEVMAGGIFEETGADYFVGQGSSGLYLTSGSAKDWVYGETAGEGFGWTIELRPIASGLGGFDPEPDQILPAGRELLEGVLRAAEKMAEPLRFHVTPQASGAPVGEASLRLFEVRNGVDELDPATVRGFVRTSPSNDFVPATVQLIEGEDYSIEIPALQCGELGEFYVEAATLDGTVYRYPAAGVLTQRSTDPIVVSRDACEVVGDWIAGLPDDTAVRGQWGNADPEATDAQPEDDASADGTNGWFTDGRAGSALGDFDVDDGFTSLVSPVFDATMTGGKVNPEAFVSFALWYSNDQGSAPGQDTFAVFISNDDGVSWELLDATQQSTDGWETRRYRIGDVLEPTDQMRLLFIAADEDRGSIVEAGIDELMVEVDCGPPHPADLDRDGSLTLFDFLLFQSLWEAGDPAADIDRDGAFTLFDFLGYQTLFDS, from the coding sequence GTGTCTGCGTTCTCGATCCTGAGCCTTTGCGGGCTGGCGGCGGGCCAGCAAGTCGCGCCCGAGCCGCAGGCCGCCGGGCCGTATGAGGATCACAAGCTGGTTCGCCTGCCTGCGGCAACGCGTCGGGTGGTGCAGGCCATCGAGTCGCTGGACGCCGACGTCTGGACGCACACCATCCGCCCGATGCAGCCAATCGAGCTGCGGCTCGATCCCGAGCAATATGCGCGATTCGTGGACCTGGAACTCACCCACGACGTGCTGGTCGACGACTTGCAGGCCGTGGTCGATGCCGAGCGTGCGCGGATCGAAGCCCGCCAGCAGCAGGACGACCTGACGTTCTACGACGAGTATCGGACCCTGGATGACTTCTGGGTACGGTGGCAGCAGATCTCGGACATCAACCCCGACGTGGCCGGCTTCCAGGTGATCGGCCAGTCGCTTGAGGGGCGCGACATGCCCGGCTTCGTGCTCAACGGCAACGGGGCCCAGGGCAAGCCGGTCATGCTGATCAATGCCTGCCAGCACGCCCGCGAGTGGGTCAGCCCTGCGGCGGTGACGTATCTCATCGAGCAGTTGGTGGATGGCTACGGCGATGATCCGCGCATCACCAGGCTGCTGGACGAGCTCGAGTGGGTGATCGTGCCCATGATGAACCCCGACGGCTTCGACTTCACCTGGACGGACGAGCGCTTCTGGCGCAAGAACCGGCGCGACATCGACGGCAGCGACGAGTTCGGCGTTGACCTGAACCGCAACTGGTCGGTCGCGTGGGGCCAGCCGGGGGCGAGCGGCGACCCGGCGAGCCAGACCTATCGCGGCGCGGGGCCGTTCAGCGAGCCCGAGCTGCAGACGTTCACCGCGTTCGTGGGCGATCGTCGCGATCGCACCGTGATCCACCTGGACGTGCATACGTACGGCCAGCTCGTGCTGCATCCGCTTGGCTATTCGTTCGAGCCTTCCGAGGATGACTCGGTGTTCCAGGAACTCGGCGAGGTGATGGCCGGCGGCATCTTCGAGGAAACCGGCGCCGACTACTTCGTGGGCCAGGGCAGCAGCGGGCTCTACCTCACCAGCGGTTCGGCCAAGGACTGGGTGTACGGCGAGACCGCTGGCGAGGGCTTCGGCTGGACGATCGAGTTACGGCCGATCGCCAGCGGCCTGGGCGGGTTTGACCCGGAGCCGGACCAGATCCTGCCGGCCGGCCGTGAGCTGCTCGAGGGCGTGCTTCGCGCTGCCGAGAAGATGGCCGAGCCGCTGCGCTTCCACGTCACCCCGCAAGCGTCCGGCGCGCCGGTGGGCGAGGCGTCGCTGCGGTTGTTCGAGGTGCGCAATGGAGTCGACGAACTCGACCCGGCCACGGTCCGCGGGTTCGTTCGCACGAGCCCGAGCAACGACTTCGTGCCCGCGACGGTGCAGTTGATCGAGGGCGAGGATTACTCGATCGAGATTCCCGCGCTGCAATGCGGCGAGCTGGGCGAGTTCTACGTCGAGGCGGCAACGTTGGACGGCACGGTGTACCGCTATCCGGCCGCGGGCGTGCTGACGCAGCGGTCGACTGATCCGATCGTGGTGTCGCGCGACGCGTGCGAAGTGGTAGGCGACTGGATCGCCGGACTGCCCGACGACACGGCCGTCCGTGGCCAGTGGGGCAACGCCGACCCCGAAGCGACCGATGCACAGCCGGAAGACGATGCGTCGGCGGACGGCACCAACGGCTGGTTCACCGATGGTCGGGCGGGCAGCGCGCTGGGGGACTTTGATGTGGATGATGGATTCACGTCGCTGGTCTCGCCGGTGTTCGACGCGACGATGACCGGCGGCAAGGTCAACCCCGAGGCGTTCGTGTCGTTCGCGCTCTGGTACAGCAACGACCAGGGTTCGGCGCCCGGGCAGGACACGTTTGCCGTCTTCATCAGCAACGACGATGGCGTGTCGTGGGAGTTGCTCGACGCGACACAGCAATCGACCGACGGTTGGGAGACCAGGCGATATCGCATCGGCGACGTGCTCGAGCCAACCGATCAGATGCGGTTGCTGTTCATCGCCGCCGACGAGGACCGTGGCTCGATCGTCGAGGCAGGCATCGACGAGCTGATGGTGGAGGTCGACTGCGGTCCGCCGCATCCGGCCGATCTGGACCGTGACGGTTCGCTGACGCTGTTTGACTTCCTGCTCTTCCAGTCGCTGTGGGAGGCGGGCGATCCGGCCGCGGACATCGATCGCGACGGCGCCTTTACCCTGTTTGACTTCCTGGGCTATCAGACGCTGTTTGATTCCTGA